The Thermotoga caldifontis AZM44c09 genomic interval CAGGAACTGTACAGGATCAGAGGCAAAGAGATTTCGATGATCTTTCAAGAACCCATGACTTCGCTCAATCCTGTGTACACGATCGGCTGGCAGCTTTCAGAAGTTTACGAGCTCCACGAGAGGCTCCAGAAGGAAGAAATAACTGGCAGGGTCATCAAGATGCTGAAAGATGTGAAGATTCCAGAACCGGAGAGCAGGATCAAGCATTATCCTTACCAGCTTTCCGGAGGCATGCGACAGCGCGTGATGATCGCCATGGCTTTAGCGTGCAACCCGAAGCTGTTGATCGCAGACGAACCGACCACGGCGCTCGACGTGACCATACAGGCACAGATACTGAAACTCATGCTCGAGTTGAAGGAGAAGTATCGCACGGCCGTCATGCTCATAACGCACAATCTGGCGGTCGTCGCGGAGGTGTGCGACAGAGTGGTCGTTATGTATGCCGGCCAGGTGATAGAGACTGCGGACGTGTTCGAACTGTTCGAAAATCCTCTGCATCCGTACACGAAGGCTTTGCTGAGCTCGGTGCCCAGGATCGACTGGCAGGAGAGACGAAGGCTCGCTTCCATAGAAGGTACCGTGCCGCACCCGGCGAGGTATCCAAAAGGTTGCAGGTTCCATCCGAGGTGCAGCTTGAAGATGGATATCTGCAGCGAAAAAGAACCCGATCGGGTGGAAGTGAAGGCGAACCATCTGGTGAAATGCTGGCTGTACGCGGGCGGTGATCGAGAATGGAAGAACTCGTGAAACTCGCGAACGTGAGCAAATGGTTCGGGATCAAGAGAGGTTTCGGAAGGAAATCCTACTTGAAAGCGGTTGACAACGTTTCTTTCGAGGTGTTCAAAGGGGAAACCTTCGGTCTCGTGGGTGAGTCCGGCTGTGGAAAAACCACGCTCGGAAGGTTGATGGTCAGAGTCTACGAACCCACCAGTGGAAAGTTCTTCTACAACGATGCGGGAAAATGGGTGGATCTGTTCGCCCTGAAACCTGCAGAGTTTCAGCCCTTCAGAAAGAAGATCCAGATGATCTTTCAAGATCCGTACAGCTCCCTGAACCCCAGAATGACGGTGCTGCAGATAGTCACCGAGGGCCTGAACGATCCGAAACTGAGCCAGGCGGAAAAGAGGGATATGGCGATCGAGATGATGAAGAGCGTGGGTCTGAGACCGGAATATCTGTCCAGATACCCGCACGAGTTTTCCGGA includes:
- a CDS encoding ABC transporter ATP-binding protein encodes the protein MLLKVENLKIGFKTNMGKIVPVDDVSFELSEGETLGIVGESGCGKTVTAYAITRLLPRNAFVGEESHIWFNGVDLLKLPKQELYRIRGKEISMIFQEPMTSLNPVYTIGWQLSEVYELHERLQKEEITGRVIKMLKDVKIPEPESRIKHYPYQLSGGMRQRVMIAMALACNPKLLIADEPTTALDVTIQAQILKLMLELKEKYRTAVMLITHNLAVVAEVCDRVVVMYAGQVIETADVFELFENPLHPYTKALLSSVPRIDWQERRRLASIEGTVPHPARYPKGCRFHPRCSLKMDICSEKEPDRVEVKANHLVKCWLYAGGDREWKNS